GGCACGTCACAATATGCCTTTATGTAAAGAGATAGTTACAATTTGAGGCAGTGGAACGCTGTAACGTcaccaaaactacaaaaatgttTCCAATGATCCGACAACTCTGTGTCATGACGTCACACAGTACTTCCAATGTATAATACTGTGTTAGAACAGTTTTACGTCACAAATGTAGCGTCGTTGCAACTGTGCCGTTTTAGAACACGTAAACGTGACGGTTTGTTGCAGTGATGCAGTAATGGGACGTTTGGACGTAACATCTTGGACGCAGTGGCCATTTAGACGTAGAAACGTCAGTTACATTTCAATATGGCGAACTGGGTGGAAATGCGTTAAAATACATGTGCCTCCGTTAAAGATAATGTAGATATTTTCACCTCACCGTTTGGGCTCTTCCAGCTGACTTCCTTTAAGATTGAGGTGCATAAATAGGCAACGACCTGTCACATACCTAAGAAAGAGTGTCAAGGAATGAATATGACACGAGTGAAACAAAGATTGAAAGAgtacaaagaaagggaaaagtTAAAAACGTAACCTTATTACTAACTCCGTCATACAGGGAGAAATGTTTACAACCACCCCTTTGCCGCAACACGTGGTCCGTTGACAGTCATGTGACAGTTTGGGCGGTTTCGCCGTCACCATAGTGACACCTGCTCCGACGCCGCTGATTGGATGACGGTCTAGCCAATCAGAGAAGGACAAGAGACCGGAAGGCGGGAATTCGCCCTGAACAGCGAATCTCGATGCGAGTCCAGCGTTTGATTGACGGGTACGATTTTAACTGTTGACGTCCTGCTGGAGGGTGAGGTTCACTTTTCGGACGGCCGAGTAGATTCATGCTCGCCATTCTCCGTAGACATTACGGTAATTttagggagagacagacagagagacagacagagagaaagagagagagagagagagagagtttctgACAGTTTTTACACAAGTGAAGTCAGTTTTAGCCTTTACATGACTATAGGCAGTGTTAGCTTACAGTAGCATTCAGGCTGGTTGACATACATTCTTGAACCACCAGTCAATCATTTCATCTGATTATTTTCTGATATTGTTGCCTAAACTGTTTCAGGTCAGTCATGCCACTGCAGGCTTTCTGCTTCCCTCTCCCTGAGACTCGATTGTTCAGAGCTGGTAGTTTTATGTACAAGTTCAAGATCAGGGGAGGCAGCAGCTACAGGCAAGACAGACATGATTCTTTACATCTTCACAGCCTCATACGTCAAGTCGGAGacaatttcaaatgaaaagagcaaaaatagcccaaggaaaatgaaaataatgccTGCACACTTAACTTGAAATAAATCTGATCTCCAATAGAACAACTATAGAtgtaaataattgtttttctggCATTCTTTAGGCCGGTCCCCATTTTTAGGCCATTTTTACTAAAGCAGAGCAAAACAGCATAAGCTTTAAATCCATAAGCCAAACATACCAACAGGAGGAGGCCCACTGATCGATGCTGCATCCACTCATTGGCTCCCTTCAGTCTTCAGTTCTCTTCAGAGTTTTGCTAAATGTTCTTTCTCAAAAGCATTTGGGGAGACGGCTGAGCTACGGGCAAGAGAGGAAACATTGatctattttctctgttttaactCCTCTCTTTAAACTCCACTGGCTATAATGGCTACTGTTACATCATCTGATGTGTTAGTTTGtcttcacattttgttttcatctgcaaaAAAAAGAGGACCAAAGACCCCAGAGGATTAGTCTGCATTTATTCAGCGTCCTATAGTAACAGTCCTAACTCATGGGATGCCTTAAAACAGGTTTTCATTGAGACTGAAGATGatattcttttcttctttaaactACACTTGATAGTATTAACACTCAAAGCTCTGCAGCAGTACAGTTATATCTTCTTAGCAGCATTTTCTCATATATACAATGCCTTATCAGCTATTATCAGCATTTGAAAAACACCACTAAAACGTGAACTGTTAATACTAGCACAACAACATCTTTTAAGTTCCAAACGTGTCTGAATATATTATAatgtgtataatatattttatcagTGGAAAAGTGCCTGTGGGAGGAAACCGCTTCAACCGGGAAATGGAGGTACTTATTGCTGCTCGCCTCAGTCAGCATTCACATTTGTTGTGTTGACACTCTGTCATTCACACTAATTCAGTCTGACCCCTCATTGTTCATATTTCCTCATTTCCATctcttttactttaattttcttcttctctgtctttagGAAATTATCAGAGCTGTTCTCGGTAACCTGGACAGTCTCCAACCCTTCTGTACTACACACTTCATTGTCTTCCCTTGTATCCTTTATAGTGAGTTAACCAGTTTTTCAGTTAACCGCCCACCAGTCTGTTTAGTTGTTTGCATGGGGATGCTTTAGGATGGTACTGTAGCAGCTGCATGTCTTTAAATTGCAAAGCTGCCAAATAGAGATCAAAGATTACAGCTGCTGATGGTCTTACCAGAGGTTTGCCGTGTTTCGTTAACTGTAACCACCAGATAAGAAGCGGTGGGATGGAGTGTCTAAGGCGATGTGCAAACTTGGTGAGAAGACACTGAGAGCTTACCCATTCATTGTTATCCTCTACCTGGAGGCAAATATGCAGAATGGTGAGGATGGACACACATGGGCAAAAATGCACAGCTTGTCATAGAGTATTCACTAAATACATCCTGTACTTGTAAAGCAGTGCTCGTTATCAGTGCAAAGACATGCATGGTTATAGACcgataatgttgctccatggGAACAGACAGAGCCATATCTATATAGGCTCTGTTGGCCTGACCactctccatcactctccacCATAGAAGATCCTCTAAGTTGGTTCATCATGGCTTCAAGTGCAGACGAGGAGTGGATTAGCTGAGCATGTGCATGCAGGGTTTAGTCTATAGTCCTGTTAGTGAGCGCTGGCTGTATGATAGAGAGTTCAGAAACAGACGCACAGGATACTGTTCAGGCATGTTGATGTCTCCATGTGTTTATCTTGTTTcaggaaggagagcagaggagaagttGAGCCCAGTGAGCTGTCGTTCTGTTAATCACAAAGTGAGAATACAGACGATAGAGTTCAGGTTTTGTTGTCATGCTGTCTTGTCTGATATGGTATATAGTTAAATCATAACCTCTGGTACGGTGCCAATAAAATCCGAGCATTACCAACGTTACAAAGGTACGGTTTGTTGCAGGGCCATTGTAATGCCACCCCATGCCATGTATCCTGTGCAGTTCACTACGGTGTGTTTTCTAGGAGAAAGATGTTGCACAGAAATGCTCCTCTGTCCCTGAGCCTCAGTCAAAGCGTCGTAAAAGAGATTCACCACTAGAGGACGCCATAATAAAGGACTTAATCAAGGACTTGGAGGCTGAGAGCAAGGTTTCTAGGGTCAGGTGAGTGCCCTCTTTACTACAGTAGAGCTAGTCTGTAACCCTCAGCTACATTTACTGTGTGTATGTCACATGTAACTTTATAACCTATAACATGACTACATGTTTAAAAAGTCTCTGCAATTAAAGGCagatatttttaatgtattggATTAAAGCTAAATCCATGTGTGACCCTATTTATTTCCCCCCAAACTGCCTTATAGGGTTAAGTGAATGAGCCGTTCTGTCAGCTAGGGTTCAGTGACATAACACATGCCATTAGACAATATAAATTTTCACTCTACCATTTACACATATACATAGtagctgtctgtgtgtataaCGCCATGTGGTGCAAATCAGTGAAGTGGCATTTTTATATGGCCATTATATTCATCAAGATTCCTCAAATGTACAATatagaaaatgtacaatatcACGATATTCAGTACATCAAATTTGCATTATAATATTATACATATGTATCAAGATAGAagaaatctttctttcttttaaggTATTTGTGTGCAGGCTTGCCTCAGAGCAAGATATAATGTATGAATTATAATGAAGTGTCTTGGATCATCGTAAAGTTTATGataaaaatagtgtttttatgTCAGTAGAGATACTGCAGGGATTATTGGCTTCATCGTGGATCACAGTGTGCTGTGTCTTGACAGAAGTAGACACGGGTGTCATCACTTATTTTCTGTGTTCCTtctcagtgtgaacagtgtgtgttgttataAGGGCGCTGATGTGGGTAATGGGCCACTGAGGTTTGACGGGAGCAATAAAAGGAAGCTTGTTCACACTAGCATCATACACGTTcacgcatatacacacacctgtatgCAGAGAGTAAAATGAGGGCTCTCATTCAGAAAATCACTAAGACATCCATCCTGACAACTgccctgtttctctctttctcacacacacacacacacacgctccagTGATTCTTGCCGTTATGAAACAGACAAGAGGCGAGCGGGCGCCACCTCAATCACACTGACAGTCAGATCATCGGGGcgaaaatgattatttaaaaggcatacacactcacacacacacacggcctttCCCTCCACCCAGTTTAACTTATATAAACAGAATTGTCTCCCTTTTTGAACTTGAGGAACACACTCAGATGCACAAACTGTGTAAACATCCTGCAAACAGCAGGGCCTCAAGCATCATCACCAGCTCACAGGAAATCAAGTTTCATTGAGCAATTCCCACTGAATTATATTCAGCACATTGACCATTACACTGACATGTCCTTACAAAGGTGCTACACATGAACACTCGGAGGTAcaagttcacacacactgtcagcagtGTCTGTCCTGCATCCTCAGAGGCTTCCTATATGCCGCTTCATCACTGATGGCATTcatcgctgtgtgtgtgtgtgtgtgtgtgtgtgtgtgtctacgtgaTGCCCTGGAGAGACAgatggtttgtttgtgtgttaaaccTGCTGGAAAAATGGGAACAGAAAAGATTGACTTTCAAAGAACATGTGTGGACGTAGAACGGACAGAAAGTGACAGCTTTTATATTTGTTCTCTCgcttttttctgttctgctgaTCTCGACTGTGATGCAGTTGATGTTCTCTACAAAATGAGCAGGCGGTAagatatttcatcttttttattttattgctgaCTCTCATGTAGCGCCCTGAGGAGATAGACGGTGCCCAGGAAGGGTCGGAATGGCCATGACCCTGTGCTTGTCTGCACTTCCTGCCTCCTGCTGAGTCACAATCATCTCCTCTGGATACTTCTTTCTCCTGCAGTAGTCGCTCTAGGTTTTTCTCAGGTCTTCGGGCTTGGGCCCTTTTCCATTGACTATTTGGTTCAGTTGGGTTAATGGCTTCCGGCTGATGCTGGAGCTGAAGTTCAGAGAGCATGAATGTGGCTGAACTTTCACGACTCTCTCAGGCATGAGAGATGCAGTTTGGTCAGTTTCAACAAAGCATTGCGATTG
The sequence above is a segment of the Pempheris klunzingeri isolate RE-2024b chromosome 23, fPemKlu1.hap1, whole genome shotgun sequence genome. Coding sequences within it:
- the LOC139223253 gene encoding membrane-anchored junction protein — protein: MEEIIRAVLGNLDSLQPFCTTHFIVFPYKKRWDGVSKAMCKLGEKTLRAYPFIVILYLEANMQNGRRAEEKLSPVSCRSVNHKEKDVAQKCSSVPEPQSKRRKRDSPLEDAIIKDLIKDLEAESKVSRVRLRVDCLHPEGEAKVDPGHVDKKGTERCDKSGVSTVRGGLTPAEVHPRINQDMGQEGGVEGGGDAASGPGTPERPGALARLASHIFSFSLFFRDT